A window of Malania oleifera isolate guangnan ecotype guangnan chromosome 5, ASM2987363v1, whole genome shotgun sequence contains these coding sequences:
- the LOC131156384 gene encoding ABC transporter B family member 11-like produces the protein MAKTNGSNSNTEMQKFAPSTSRAPENDAEKSSTVNGEEQKALEKSKGEEKTSRVPFHKLFTFADSTDIFLMTAGTIGAVGNGLCLPLMTILFGQLIDSFGENQHNKDVVRVVSKVSLKFVYLAMGAAAAAFLQVSCWMVTGERQAARIRSLYLKTILRQDVAFFDKETNTGEVVGRMSGDTVLIQDAMGEKVGKFIQLVSTFLGGFVIAFVKGWLLTLVMLSSIPPLVMAGSVMSIMIAKMASRGQSAYAKAANVVEQTIGSIRTVASFTGERRAVADYNKFLVNAYRTGIQEGLAAGLGLGVSMFIIFCSYSLAIWFGAKMILEKGYTGGDVLNVIIAVLAGSMSLGQASPCMSAFAAGQAAAFKMFETINRKPEIDAYDTRGRVLDDIRGDIELRDVYFSYPARPDEQIFSGFSLFIPSGTTTALVGQSGSGKSTVVSLIERFYDPLAGEVLIDGINLREFQLKWIREKIGLVSQEPVLFASSIKDNISYGKEGATNEEIRAAAELANAARFIDKLPQGLDTLAGEHGTQLSGGQKQRIAIARAILKDPRILLLDEATSALDAESERIVQEALDRIMVNRTTVIVAHRLSTVRNADTIAVIHRGKMVEKGSHSDLLNDPDGAYSQLIRLQEVNKESEHEAANQDKAEITVESGRQSSQRMSLRSISRGSSGPGNSSRHSLSVSFGLPTGFNIPENAMANPEENSSGAAKPPPKVPLRRLAYLNKPEVPVLLLGAVSAVINGAILPIFGILISNVIKIFYESPHELRKKSKFWAVIFMVLGLASLLAFPSQSYFFSVAGCKLIKRIRSICFEKVVHMEVGWFDEPEHSSGAIGARLSADAASLRALVGDALAQLVQNSTSLIAGLAIAFEASWQLALIILAMIPLIGVNGYVQVKFMKGFSADAKIMYEEASQVATDAVGSIRTVASFCAEEKVMQLYKKKCVGPMKTGIRQGLTSGIGFGLSFFLLFAVYAASFYAGAHLVEDGKTTFSKVFQVFFALTMASFAISQSSSLTPDSAKAKTAAASIFKILDRKSEIDPSDDSGTTLESVKGEIELQHISFRYPTRPDIQIFRDLSLKIQSGTTVALVGESGSGKSTVISLLQRFYNPDSGHITLDGVEIQKLQLKWLRLQMGLVSQEPVLFNQTIRDNIAYGKEGNATEAEVLGASELANAHKFISALQQGYDTMVGERGVQLSGGQKQRVAIARAIVKNPKILLLDEATSALDAESERVVQDALDRVMVSRTTVVVAHRLSTIKGADVIAVVKNGVIVEKGKHETLINIKDGFYASLVALHMSAAS, from the exons ATGGCCAAGACGAATGGATCGAACAGCAACACTGAGATGCAGAAGTTCGCACCGTCAACGAGCCGTGCACCAGAAAACGATGCAGAGAAGAGCTCTACCGTTAATGGGGAAGAACAAAAAGCCTTGGAGAAAAGTAAGGGAGAGGAGAAAACCAGCAGAGTCCCATTTCACAAGCTGTTCACCTTTGCAGATTCCACAGACATCTTCTTGATGACTGCTGGTACAATTGGTGCTGTTGGGAATGGGTTGTGTTTGCCCCTCATGACGATACTTTTCGGGCAGTTGATTGATTCCTTTGGAGAAAACCAGCACAACAAGGACGTGGTTCGTGTTGTTTCAAAG GTGTCTTTGAAATTTGTCTACTTAGCTATGGGAGCAGCGGCAGCAGCATTCTTGC AGGTTTCTTGCTGGATGGTCACTGGGGAGAGACAGGCTGCAAGAATTCGAAGTCTATACTTGAAAACTATATTGAGACAGGACGTCGCTTTCTTCGATAAGGAAACAAACACGGGGGAAGTTGTCGGAAGAATGTCCGGAGATACTGTTCTTATACAAGATGCCATGGGTGAGAAG GTTGGGAAGTTCATACAGCTTGTGTCGacattcttagggggctttgtaaTAGCATTTGTCAAAGGGTGGCTTCTCACCCTTGTTATGTTATCCTCAATTCCTCCTCTTGTAATGGCTGGCTCGGTGATGTCGATCATGATTGCCAAGATGGCATCCCGTGGACAAAGCGCTTATGCCAAAGCAGCAAATGTGGTAGAACAGACTATTGGATCGATCAGAACT GTGGCATCATTCACTGGGGAGAGGCGAGCTGTGGCAGATTATAACAAGTTTCTCGTAAATGCTTACAGAACAGGCATTCAAGAAGGTTTGGCTGCTGGATTGGGTCTTGGTGTGTCTATGTTCATCATTTTCTGCAGCTACAGCCTGGCTATATGGTTTGGTGCAAAGATGATACTGGAAAAAGGATATACGGGGGGTGATGTGCTCAATGTTATTATTGCTGTCCTAGCTGGTTCTAT GTCCTTAGGGCAGGCATCTCCTTGCATGAGTGCATTTGCTGCGGGTCAAGCTGCCGCCTTCAAGATGTTTGAAACAATCAACAGGAAGCCAGAAATAGATGCTTATGACACTAGGGGAAGAGTATTGGATGATATCCGTGGAGATATAGAGTTGAGAGATGTCTATTTTAGCTATCCAGCTCGACCTGATGAGCAAATATTTAGTGGGTTCTCTCTATTCATCCCCAGTGGCACAACTACAGCTTTGGTTGGACAGAGCGGGAGCGGGAAGTCAACAGTGGTTAGTCTGATAGAGAGGTTTTATGATCCTCTAGCAGGTGAGGTTCTTATAGATGGTATAAATCTCAGGGAGTTTCAGCTGAAGTGGATTAGGGAGAAAATAGGTCTTGTAAGCCAGGAGCCTGTGTTGTTTGCATCCAGCATTAAGGATAATATTTCCTACGGGAAGGAAGGTGCAACAAATGAAGAAATAAGAGCAGCCGCCGAGCTCGCAAATGCTGCTAGATTTATTGATAAACTTCCTCAG GGGCTAGACACATTGGCTGGTGAGCATGGTACTCAGCTGTCCGGTGGACAGAAGCAGAGAATTGCCATAGCAAGAGCAATTCTGAAAGACCCTAGAATTTTACTTCTGGATGAAGCTACGAGTGCGCTTGATGCAGAATCTGAGAGAATAGTGCAGGAAGCGTTGGACAGGATTATGGTTAATCGAACCACTGTAATTGTTGCCCATCGTTTGAGCACGGTGAGGAATGCAGATACGATTGCTGTCATTCATCGAGGAAAGATGGTTGAAAAAG GTTCACATTCTGATCTGCTTAATGATCCTGATGGAGCATACTCTCAGCTTATACGTTTGCAAGAAGTGAACAAGGAATCAGAACATGAAGCTGCCAACCAAGACAAGGCAGAAATTACAGTGGAATCTGGAAGACAGTCGAGCCAACGGATGTCTTTACGATCCATAAGCCGGGGATCATCTGGACCAGGAAATAGCAGCCGCCACTCACTGTCAGTCTCATTTGGTCTGCCCACAGGATTCAACATCCCCGAAAATGCAATGGCAAATCCAGAAGAAAATTCCTCAGGAGCGGCAAAACCACCTCCAAAAGTCCCTCTTCGACGCCTTGCCTATCTCAACAAGCCAGAGGTTCCTGTGTTGCTCCTGGGGGCTGTATCTGCTGTTATCAATGGTGCAATACTTCCGATTTTTGGCATATTAATTTCAAATGTGATCAAAATATTTTACGAGTCTCCGCATGAGCTAAGGAAGAAATCGAAGTTTTGGGCAGTAATCTTCATGGTTCTTGGCCTGGCATCTCTCCTTGCATTTCCATCGCAATCATATTTCTTCTCGGTGGCAGGTTGTAAGCTAATAAAGCGTATAAGGTCAATATGCTTTGAGAAGGTAGTTCACATGGAGGTTGGTTGGTTCGATGAGCCTGAGCATTCAAGCGGGGCAATTGGAGCAAGGCTATCTGCAGATGCAGCTTCCTTGCGTGCTTTGGTTGGGGATGCGCTTGCTCAGCTAGTCCAAAACTCCACATCATTAATTGCAGGTTTGGCCATTGCATTTGAAGCTAGTTGGCAGTTGGCACTTATTATCCTTGCTATGATTCCTCTTATAGGAGTTAATGGGTATGTTCAAGTGAAGTTCATGAAAGGGTTCAGTGCAGATGCTAAG ATTATGTATGAGGAAGCAAGCCAAGTTGCAACGGATGCAGTTGGGAGTATTAGAACCGTTGCTTCCTTCTGTGCAGAAGAGAAGGTGATGCAACTGTACAAAAAGAAATGTGTAGGCCCTATGAAAACCGGAATTAGGCAGGGCTTGACAAGTGGGATAGGGTTTGGGCTGTCTTTCTTCTTGCTCTTTGCTGTCTATGCAGCCAGTTTCTATGCAGGGGCTCATCTAGTTGAGGATGGAAAAACAACATTCTCAAAAGTTTTCCAG GTTTTCTTTGCTTTGACCATGGCATCTTTTGCAATTTCTCAATCAAGCTCCTTAACCCCCGATTCCGCCAAAGCCAAAACTGCTGCTGCTTCTATATTTAAAATTCTAGACCGGAAGTCAGAAATAGACCCGAGTGATGACTCTGGGACAACATTAGAAAGTGTGAAAGGAGAAATTGAGCTTCAACATATAAGCTTTAGGTATCCTACCAGACCAGATATTCAGATTTTCCGAGACCTTAGTTTGAAAATTCAATCCGGCACG ACGGTTGCTCTGGTTGGGGAAAGTGGGAGTGGAAAGTCTACGGTGATCTCATTGTTGCAGAGATTTTACAATCCCGATTCGGGTCACATAACACTAGATGGAGTAGAAATTCAAAAGCTCCAGCTGAAGTGGTTGAGGCTGCAAATGGGTCTGGTTAGCCAAGAACCAGTTTTGTTCAATCAAACGATCAGGGACAACATTGCATATGGAAAAGAAGGAAATGCAACTGAGGCAGAAGTTTTGGGTGCATCAGAGTTGGCAAATGCCCACAAGTTCATCAGTGCATTACAACAG GGGTATGACACAATGGTAGGGGAGAGAGGAGTCCAGTTGTCTGGAGGTCAGAAGCAACGGGTAGCCATTGCCCGTGCCATAGTGAAGAACCCAAAGATTTTACTCCTAGATGAGGCTACAAGTGCACTCGATGCAGAGTCGGAACGAGTGGTTCAAGATGCACTGGACAGAGTCATGGTGAGCCGAACCACAGTCGTGGTAGCTCACCGGTTATCGACCATCAAAGGTGCAGATGTAATTGCAGTGGTAAAAAATGGAGTGATTGTGGAGAAGGGGAAGCATGAAACTCTCATCAATATTAAAGATGGTTTCTATGCCTCCTTAGTAGCACTTCACATGAGTGCTGCATCTTAG